One Streptomyces showdoensis DNA window includes the following coding sequences:
- a CDS encoding MurR/RpiR family transcriptional regulator, with product MVPSPIADDIRRKLGLLAPAERKVARILLASYPSAGFETVATIAERAGVSAPTVLRFVSRLGYTGFPDFQAALRKELDERSASPLSLYETSGDGAYGHTTDGLVAHSDTLFTQALTQTLTDIPRHDFAGALTLLSDPRRRITLVGGRFTHLLARYLGLHLMQLRDDIRLLPDRDVERTALLAALGKRDVFVVFDYRRYESDKLAIAQLAKERGGAVIVFTDMWLSPTTAHADVVLSHRVDAPSPYDSLVPTLAVIETLVAALVTSLGDGAHQHMKRGEETARRVELV from the coding sequence GTGGTTCCCAGCCCCATCGCCGATGACATCCGACGCAAGCTCGGCCTCCTCGCGCCCGCCGAACGGAAGGTCGCCCGCATCCTGCTCGCGTCCTACCCGTCCGCCGGATTCGAAACGGTCGCCACGATCGCCGAACGCGCCGGCGTCAGCGCACCCACGGTCCTCCGCTTCGTGTCCCGCCTCGGCTACACGGGCTTCCCCGACTTCCAGGCCGCGCTGCGCAAGGAACTCGACGAGCGCAGCGCCTCGCCCCTCTCGCTCTACGAGACCAGCGGAGACGGAGCCTACGGACACACGACCGACGGCCTCGTGGCGCACAGCGACACGCTCTTCACCCAGGCCCTCACCCAGACCCTCACCGACATCCCGCGGCACGACTTCGCCGGCGCGCTCACCCTTCTGTCCGACCCCCGGCGCCGCATCACCCTCGTCGGAGGACGCTTCACCCACCTCCTCGCGCGCTACCTCGGCCTGCACCTGATGCAGCTGCGCGACGACATCCGACTCCTGCCCGACCGGGACGTGGAACGCACGGCGCTCCTGGCCGCGCTCGGCAAGCGCGACGTCTTCGTGGTCTTCGACTACCGGCGCTACGAGAGCGACAAACTCGCCATCGCCCAGCTGGCGAAGGAGCGCGGCGGCGCGGTCATCGTGTTCACGGACATGTGGCTTTCCCCCACCACCGCACACGCGGACGTGGTGCTGTCCCACCGGGTCGACGCGCCCTCCCCCTACGACAGTCTCGTGCCCACCCTCGCCGTCATCGAGACCCTGGTGGCCGCTCTCGTCACCTCGCTCGGCGACGGCGCGCACCAGCACATGAAACGGGGCGAGGAGACCGCGCGCCGCGTCGAGCTGGTCTGA
- a CDS encoding cyanophycinase, with translation MYGEIIKRAGGPAARIGVITAASVPESQDPHAGDPERCSNSACNGAYYADLFKRHGAADAQWIPLDIDHVANADSDAVVDRINSMSGFFFGGGDQYRYLTTLLHGDRHTDSKVLAAIRAKLAHGAVVSGSSAGAQIASGADMVSGGESYEGLRDGSAPGYYEDPARLAYIPEGGFGFLRSGLVDTHTGAYGREGRALRLAADTGHDRVYALEENTALVVDDPGTPREHLTVLGPNGVAVLDLRGARAHTSAAGWTLRGARYTYLTDHDRYDARTWAPRPAPGKRPLHPTSTAPVPANTDVFYSSANPDGTPYSFRTTARALASTRAQNTANATTFESGPRFDVTFSKAGGFSAWTGDGATAQTLIGMRISITPR, from the coding sequence GACCCCGAACGGTGCAGCAACTCAGCCTGCAACGGCGCCTACTACGCCGACCTCTTCAAGCGCCACGGTGCCGCGGACGCCCAGTGGATCCCCCTCGACATCGACCACGTCGCGAACGCCGACTCCGACGCCGTCGTCGACCGGATCAACTCCATGAGCGGCTTCTTCTTCGGCGGCGGCGACCAGTACCGCTACCTCACCACCCTCCTGCACGGCGACCGGCACACCGACTCCAAGGTCCTCGCCGCCATCCGCGCCAAGCTCGCCCACGGCGCCGTCGTCTCCGGCTCCTCCGCCGGGGCCCAGATCGCCTCCGGCGCCGACATGGTCAGCGGCGGCGAATCCTACGAGGGCCTCCGCGACGGCAGCGCCCCCGGCTACTACGAGGACCCGGCCCGGCTCGCCTACATCCCCGAAGGCGGCTTCGGCTTCCTGCGCTCCGGACTCGTCGACACCCACACCGGAGCCTACGGCCGCGAAGGACGGGCGCTGCGCCTCGCCGCGGACACCGGGCACGACCGCGTCTACGCCCTGGAGGAGAACACCGCGCTGGTCGTCGACGATCCCGGCACCCCGCGCGAGCACCTCACCGTGCTCGGGCCCAACGGCGTCGCCGTCCTCGACCTGCGCGGCGCCCGCGCGCACACGTCCGCCGCCGGCTGGACCCTGCGCGGCGCCCGCTACACCTACCTCACCGACCACGACCGGTACGACGCCCGCACCTGGGCCCCCCGGCCCGCACCGGGCAAGCGGCCCCTGCACCCCACGAGCACGGCCCCGGTGCCCGCCAACACCGACGTCTTCTACTCCTCCGCCAACCCGGACGGCACCCCCTACTCCTTCCGCACCACCGCCCGCGCGCTCGCCTCGACCCGCGCGCAGAACACCGCGAACGCCACCACCTTCGAGTCCGGCCCGCGCTTCGACGTCACCTTCAGCAAGGCCGGAGGCTTCTCCGCCTGGACCGGCGACGGCGCCACCGCGCAGACGCTGATCGGGATGAGGATCAGCATCACGCCCAGGTGA
- a CDS encoding ABC transporter substrate-binding protein, with the protein MRSHVTPAVVLTAFAVLVVSACTTGTDTTTADARPTAGPVAVLPDLTVGPDPKLHAMLPESIRTTNTVRVATDIPYPPFEMYANEGSKQITGIDYDLGQAIGARLGVRFAFTAQKFDGILPAVQAGKFDAVMSAMTDKKARQKSVDFVDYLNAGPGWLVAKGNPAGITVVTDVCGKPVGVQTGTNHQKLLQQRQQLCEAKGLPPIRILTFSKDSEAQLALRSGKVVADYLDEVTAAYVASTADGGNAFSTVTGRAAVGEYSASPMGIGISKDRAGLKEAVRAALQSLMDDGSYRKILGKYGVPNIAIPKATVNGALD; encoded by the coding sequence ATGCGCTCGCACGTCACTCCGGCCGTGGTCCTCACCGCCTTCGCCGTCCTGGTCGTGTCCGCCTGCACCACCGGCACCGACACCACCACCGCCGACGCCCGGCCGACGGCCGGCCCCGTCGCCGTTCTGCCGGACCTCACGGTCGGACCCGATCCGAAGCTCCACGCGATGCTCCCCGAGAGCATCCGCACCACGAACACGGTACGCGTGGCCACGGACATCCCCTACCCGCCCTTCGAGATGTACGCGAACGAGGGCAGCAAGCAGATCACCGGCATCGACTACGACCTCGGGCAGGCCATCGGCGCCCGGCTCGGCGTCCGGTTCGCCTTCACGGCGCAGAAGTTCGACGGCATCCTCCCCGCCGTCCAGGCCGGCAAGTTCGACGCCGTCATGTCCGCGATGACCGACAAGAAGGCGCGGCAGAAGTCCGTCGACTTCGTCGACTACCTCAACGCGGGGCCCGGCTGGCTGGTCGCCAAGGGCAATCCGGCCGGGATCACCGTCGTCACCGACGTCTGCGGGAAGCCGGTCGGCGTCCAGACGGGCACCAACCACCAGAAGCTCCTGCAGCAGCGCCAGCAGCTCTGCGAGGCGAAGGGCCTGCCGCCCATCCGGATCCTCACCTTCTCCAAGGACTCCGAGGCCCAACTCGCCCTGCGCAGCGGCAAGGTCGTCGCCGACTACCTGGACGAGGTCACCGCCGCGTACGTCGCCTCCACCGCGGACGGCGGCAACGCCTTCTCCACCGTGACCGGCCGAGCCGCCGTCGGCGAGTACAGCGCCTCACCCATGGGGATCGGCATATCCAAGGACCGGGCCGGCCTCAAGGAGGCGGTGCGGGCCGCCCTGCAGTCGCTGATGGACGACGGCTCCTACCGGAAGATCCTCGGCAAGTACGGGGTCCCGAACATCGCGATCCCGAAGGCGACGGTCAACGGAGCCCTCGACTGA
- a CDS encoding MurR/RpiR family transcriptional regulator, whose translation MGGTLADEIRSRLGELSPAERKVARVLLAGYPAAIFETVATIAERASVSAPTVLRCASRLGYRGFPDLQAAVRAELEARHASPITLYESAGPAKAQGSSAGQRGEDDEPVAGRSLALVQQALTQTFSEVSPHEFGLAVKLLSDPRRRIHLTGGRFTHLLAEYLGLHLMQFRDQVAFVPERDVERAAFLTQLARRDVTVIFDYRRYEGDKAVIAELARERGGKVIVFTDPWLSPSASHADVVLTSQVNSDSPYDSLTPTLALIESVVASTLGELGSEAHQRMKDAEAVARRTGLL comes from the coding sequence ATGGGCGGCACACTGGCCGACGAGATCCGCAGTCGACTCGGGGAGCTCAGCCCTGCCGAGCGCAAGGTCGCCCGGGTCCTGCTGGCCGGATATCCCGCGGCGATCTTCGAGACGGTCGCCACGATCGCGGAGCGCGCCTCCGTGTCCGCCCCCACCGTGCTCCGCTGTGCTTCCCGGCTCGGCTACCGCGGCTTCCCCGACCTGCAGGCGGCCGTGCGGGCCGAGCTCGAGGCGCGGCACGCCTCACCGATCACCCTGTACGAGAGCGCTGGTCCGGCGAAGGCCCAGGGGTCGTCCGCCGGGCAGCGGGGCGAGGACGACGAGCCGGTCGCGGGGCGCTCCCTCGCTCTCGTACAGCAGGCACTGACCCAGACCTTCAGCGAGGTCTCCCCCCATGAGTTCGGCCTCGCGGTCAAGCTCCTGAGCGACCCGCGCCGCCGGATCCACCTCACCGGCGGGCGCTTCACCCACCTGCTCGCGGAGTATCTGGGGCTCCACCTGATGCAGTTCCGCGACCAGGTCGCCTTCGTCCCTGAACGGGACGTCGAGCGGGCGGCGTTCCTGACGCAGCTGGCGCGTCGCGACGTGACGGTCATCTTCGACTACCGGCGCTACGAGGGCGACAAGGCGGTCATCGCGGAGCTGGCGCGGGAACGCGGCGGGAAGGTGATCGTCTTCACCGATCCGTGGCTGTCCCCGAGCGCCAGCCACGCCGACGTCGTTCTCACCAGCCAGGTGAACTCCGATTCCCCCTACGACAGTCTCACGCCCACTCTCGCGCTCATCGAGTCCGTCGTCGCCTCCACCCTGGGCGAGCTGGGCTCCGAGGCGCACCAGCGGATGAAGGACGCCGAGGCCGTCGCGCGGCGGACCGGGCTGCTGTGA